From the genome of Saccharomyces eubayanus strain FM1318 chromosome X, whole genome shotgun sequence, one region includes:
- the JJJ2 gene encoding Jjj2p translates to MSQVLEPILDRTTYYSILGLTSNATSSEVHKSYLKLARLLHPDKTNSDKCEELFKAVVHAHSVLTDEEEKLRYDQNLKIKGLHTYQPKKSCHTFKTTIKEPHETSCIPTKSEVHHRQNKPYEQQPYGFGVGKKMNISSKSKVPIFKSFNLKGYQRSHNYSSKKERKHGNPDIDSLFQETDGASKVRMANSNTVDANPQFEEIWETLDKKTSDSESHCEDPDSRLGSVSSDDDGEEFCRVPSNSSSPEEDNKYNEGSKKERRNSSEENREEMRYKQFKLPKVNVFPNLSHQSNFQSPFITHEYRHYARNKFENRNQNRRAVSPIKEIPATLETAEGWTILKDIVEKLNISNTDDRNKDLFFLKNENSNKNYDDTIKIENLSIKEPKGIKKRKKDDISLEELSKSLPKEKDFFVMNAVNESLDSIYLPKKPKTAQSQAQSERLSQTEGNQAQRTIPLEKYGISSKSLSIQIPEVPDFAAMTDLKFLNASVQLFNLQCNKIKEELFQASLQRLRADTHFSGTLMEKQNIVTWKTCLEFDRSLMDKLNILQERQMHVVELFSKIYGGRE, encoded by the coding sequence ATGTCCCAGGTATTAGAACCGATATTAGATAGAACTACATATTACTCCATATTAGGTCTAACATCGAATGCCACATCTTCAGAAGTACACAAGTCATATCTTAAACTGGCCAGGTTACTTCACCCAGATAAAACAAATTCAGACAAATGCGAGGAATTGTTCAAAGCTGTAGTACATGCACACTCTGTCTTaactgatgaagaagaaaaacttcgATACGAtcagaatttgaaaattaaaGGCTTACATACTTACCAACCAAAGAAATCCTGCCATACTTTCAAGACCACAATAAAGGAACCCCATGAAACAAGCTGCATACCTACGAAATCTGAGGTCCATCATAGGCAAAATAAACCGTATGAACAGCAACCTTATGGTTTCGGAGtaggaaagaaaatgaatatatCATCCAAGAGCAAGGTACCAATATTTAAATCCTTTAACTTAAAAGGCTACCAGCGAAGTCACAATTATTCatccaaaaaggaaaggaaaCATGGAAATCCAGACATAGATTCTTTATTCCAGGAAACTGATGGAGCTTCAAAAGTAAGAATGGCTAATTCAAACACAGTGGATGCGAATCCGCAGTTCGAAGAGATATGGGAAACCTtggataaaaaaactagCGATAGTGAATCCCACTGTGAAGATCCAGATTCACGTTTGGGATCAGTTTCGAGTGACGATGACGGAGAGGAATTTTGTAGAGTACCATCGAATTCCAGTAGTCCTGAGGAAGACAATAAATACAATGAAGGATCGAAAAAAGAGAGGAGAAACTCCTCAGAAGAAAACAGAGAAGAAATGAGATACAAGCAGTTTAAATTGCCCAAAGTTAATGTTTTTCCTAATCTCTCTCATCAATCGAATTTTCAGTCTCCTTTTATCACTCATGAGTATCGACATTATGCGAGGAACAAATTCGAAAATAGAAACCAAAACCGAAGAGCAGTCTCGCCCATTAAAGAGATACCTGCAACCTTGGAAACCGCTGAAGGGTGGACTATTTTGAAAGACATTGTTGAGAAACTAAACATAAGCAACACAGATGATCGAAATAAAGACCTCTTTTTCCTCAAGAATGAAAATTCTAATAAAAACTACGATGATACAAttaaaatagaaaatttatCCATTAAAGAACCTAAAggaattaaaaaaagaaaaaaagatgacataTCGTTAGAAGAGTTATCAAAATCTCTACCgaaagaaaaggatttttttgtaatgaATGCAGTTAATGAATCGTTGGACTCGATCTATCTCCCCAAAAAACCTAAGACAGCTCAGAGCCAAGCACAAAGTGAGCGTTTGTCCCAAACAGAAGGAAATCAGGCACAGCGTACAATACCGTTGGAAAAGTATGGAATAAGTTCCAAGAGCTTAAGTATACAAATACCAGAGGTCCCAGACTTCGCTGCAATGACGgacttgaaatttttgaatgccAGTGTGCAACTTTTTAACCTCCAATGTAACAAAATCAAGGAGGAATTATTCCAAGCGTCCTTACAGCGTCTCAGAGCAGACACGCACTTCAGCGGCACACTaatggaaaaacaaaatatcgTGACTTGGAAAACGTGCTTGGAATTTGACAGAAGTTTAATGGACAAACTAAATATTCTACAAGAAAGACAAATGCATGTCGTGGAGCTCTTTTCCAAGATATATGGCGGCAGAGAATAA
- the CIS3 gene encoding Cis3p produces MQFKNVALAASVAALSATASAEGYTPGEPWSTLTPTATMSCGATQYTSTFGIAVQAVSSAKAKRDVISQIGDGQVQATTAASSVAAAQVTDGQIQASTTAATTSSVKSSSSAASKSSSSASCAATPSLKDSSCKNSGTLELVLKDGVLTDGKGRIGSIVSNRQFQFDGPPPQAGAIYAAGWSITEDGYLALGDKDVFYQCLSGNFYNLYDENVAEQCSAIHLEAVSLVDC; encoded by the coding sequence ATGCAATTCAAGAACGTCGCCCTAGCTGCCTCCGTCGCTGCCCTATCTGCCACCGCCTCCGCTGAAGGTTACACTCCAGGTGAACCATGGTCCACTTTGACTCCAACCGCCACCATGTCCTGCGGTGCCACCCAATACACTTCTACTTTCGGTATTGCCGTTCAAGCTGTTTCTTCCGCCAAGGCCAAGAGAGACGTTATCTCCCAAATCGGTGACGGCCAAGTTCAAGCCACTACTGCTGCTTCCTCTGTTGCTGCCGCTCAAGTCACTGACGGTCAAATTCAAGCATCAACTACCGCTGCCACAACCAGTTCCGTGAAGTCCTCTTCCTCTGCTGCCTCTAAATCCTCTTCCTCCGCTTCTTGCGCTGCTACTCCATCTTTGAAGGACAGCTCTTGTAAGAACTCAGGTACTTTAGAATTGGTCTTGAAGGACGGTGTCTTGACTGACGGTAAGGGCAGAATCGGTTCCATTGTTTCCAACAGACAATTCCAATTCGATGGTCCACCACCACAAGCCGGTGCCATCTACGCTGCCGGTTGGTCCATCACCGAAGATGGTTACTTAGCCTTAGGTGACAAGGACGTCTTCTACCAATGTTTGTCCGGTAACTTCTACAACTTGTACGACGAAAACGTCGCCGAACAATGTAGCGCCATTCATTTGGAAGCTGTTTCTTTGGTCGATTGTTAA
- the FAR1 gene encoding cyclin-dependent protein serine/threonine kinase inhibiting protein FAR1, translating to MSLEPIDNSVKVKESGILMKTPTRFTFEKKLHTPPSGDRDIERSPPKKFLRGLSGRVFRKTPDLKNQQEPRFGDVEDSQFTPNFGLMMSKRGNIPKPLNLSKPISPPPSLKRTAGSVVSGLSKTGQLTALHSPVNIVCNNKFNIKGTNLTSSLLRESISDSTTMCDNFSDVNLMVVDEDYCIDGDSCYEEDSPTFIMNLERNIKKCNSQSGPKRYVGEKCLICEENISSTFTGEKVVESTCSHTSHYNCYLMLFETLYFQGKFPECKICGEISKPKDKDIVPEMVSKLLTGAGARDNSPSSDMQQQWIDLKSARSVTGELPQFTPREQLIRTADISCDGFRTPQLSNSERFEAASYLDSPLLSSPFINEPIFTEPLSLGGDGWDDHDETDECAAEAWFSTTEKADLMVNVKFPETDLNDNAIDLEILQDVDYMNGQEPEERGKLWKESIDQYIETNVDKNKQFGNLILFDKIMYSDDGEQWVNNNVAILFTKFLVLFDYEDMKILGKIPRDQFCQVIKFNEKVLLCNLKSTNIPEIYLRFSEHCEKWLLAKWKYCLENASLEGLPLCEVVTTVEELLREDIISAFRVPLGTVAAHSNNLQMPWKKSQKETPLKLIVCLNVSHADGEGYRKRVVGAINQILDELNVDDLLGIVVTGRDGNGQAGPFGTFMGMINKHWDGWETFLENLETVGPYVFQDEEQEYRVTLQTCARLASTSAYVDTNDHTRIEYAKQIMVFNNREVHETGRDQKLMNTLDMLSNDLKYEISQHRMAGIQQFLKKLHSKSYLNVTLCLPESTSKKMYLGDMAAGELQTRLVQDKHPHSNFVELEWFDVAKQQRICKTLELSDI from the coding sequence ATGTCTCTAGAGCCAATAGATAACTCGGTGAAGGTAAAGGAAAGCGGTATATTAATGAAAACGCCAACAAGATTcacatttgaaaaaaaattacacACTCCACCAAGCGGTGATCGTGATATTGAAAGATCACCAcctaaaaaatttttaagAGGTTTGTCTGGAAGAGTTTTCAGAAAAACGCCAGATCTTAAGAACCAACAAGAACCCAGGTTTGGAGATGTGGAAGATAGCCAGTTTACCCCGAATTTTGGTCTAATGATGTCTAAGAGGGGCAATATACCTAAACCACTTAATCTTTCTAAACCAATATCTCCCCCGCCTAGTTTGAAGAGGACAGCGGGATCAGTGGTATCTGgcctttcaaaaacaggTCAGTTAACCGCTTTACACTCACCAGTTAATATTGTATGcaacaacaaattcaaCATAAAAGGCACAAATTTGACAAGTAGTTTACTCCGAGAATCGATTTCTGATTCCACCACAATGTGTGATAACTTTTCAGATGTCAATTTAATGGTTGTGGATGAAGACTACTGCATCGATGGAGATTCATGttatgaagaagattcGCCAACATTCATAatgaatttggaaagaaatataAAGAAGTGCAATTCACAATCCGGTCCAAAAAGATATGTAGGGGAGAAATGCTTGATCTGTGAGGAGAATATCAGTTCCACATTTACCGGTGAAAAAGTTGTAGAATCTACATGTTCACACACCAGTCATTATAATTGTTATTTGATGTTGTTTGAAACTCTATATTTCCAAGGCAAGTTTCCCGAATGTAAAATATGCGGTGAAATTAGTAAGCCAAAGGACAAAGATATTGTTCCAGAAATGGTATCTAAACTCTTAACGGGCGCAGGCGCTCGTGATAATAGCCCATCATCGGACATGCAACAGCAATGGATTGATTTGAAATCCGCGAGAAGCGTTACTGGTGAGTTACCTCAGTTTACCCCACGTGAACAATTGATTCGTACGGCAGATATTTCATGTGATGGATTCAGAACGCCACAATTATCAAACAGCGAACGCTTTGAAGCTGCTAGTTACCTGGATAGCCCATTATTGAGCTCACCGTTCATCAATGAACCAATTTTTACTGAACCTCTCAGTCTGGGAGGTGATGGATGGGATGATCATGATGAAACAGATGAATGCGCGGCTGAAGCATGGTTTAGTACAACGGAAAAGGCAGATTTGATGGTCAACGTGAAGTTCCCAGAAACAGATCTGAACGATAATGCTATTGATTTAGAGATTTTGCAAGATGTGGACTATATGAACGGCCAAGAGCcagaagaaagaggaaaactTTGGAAAGAGAGCATTGACCAATATATCGAAACTAACGTGgacaaaaataaacaattcGGCAATTTGATCTTGTTTGACAAAATAATGTATTCTGATGACGGTGAGCAATGGGTAAACAACAACGTTGCAATACTATTCACCAAATTCTTAGTTTTGTTCGATTACGAGGACATGAAGATTTTGGGTAAGATCCCCAGGGACCAGTTTTGCCAGGTAATTAAATTCAACGAGAAGGTATTACTTTGTAATTTGAAAAGCACCAATATACCTGAAATATACTTGAGATTTAGTGAACATTGCGAAAAATGGTTACTCGCAAAATGGAAATATTGCTTGGAAAATGCGTCGCTGGAGGGGCTACCATTATGTGAAGTTGTCACGACAGTAGAGGAGCTTCTTCGTGAGGACATAATATCTGCATTTAGAGTGCCTCTCGGTACGGTAGCAGCGCATTCCAATAACCTTCAAATGCCATGGAAAAAATCGCAAAAGGAAACGCCATTGAAGCTTATAGTTTGTTTGAACGTGTCACACGCTGACGGAGAAGGTTACCGCAAGAGAGTCGTGGGTGCCATTAACCAAATCTTGGATGAACTGAACGTTGACGACTTACTGGGTATAGTGGTGACCGGAAGAGACGGTAACGGCCAGGCTGGCCCGTTTGGTACTTTCATGGGGATGATAAACAAACACTGGGACGGATGGGAAACCTTCTTGGAAAACCTGGAAACCGTTGGTCCCTACGTGTTCCAAgatgaagaacaagaatatAGAGTCACACTGCAAACTTGTGCCAGGCTAGCCTCCACGAGCGCGTACGTAGATACGAACGACCACACTCGAATTGAATACGCCAAACAAATCATGGTTTTCAATAATAGGGAAGTTCATGAAACGGGCCGTGACCAAAAGTTGATGAATACCCTAGACATGTTGTCTAACGATTTAAAATACGAGATTTCACAACATCGCATGGCCGGCATACAACAGttcctgaaaaaattgcacAGTAAAAGCTATCTTAACGTGACTTTGTGTCTACCAGAATCGACatccaagaaaatgtaTTTGGGAGACATGGCCGCGGGCGAACTACAAACGCGCTTGGTTCAAGATAAGCACCCGCATTCTAACTTTGTAGAGTTGGAATGGTTTGATGTCGCGAAACAGCAAAGAATTTGCAAGACCCTTGAATTATCAGACATTTAG
- the PIR5 gene encoding beta-1,3-glucan linked protein gives MYYKKAFLTSLLTSIALSAYAPPEPWATLTPGSTMAGATTDYRTSFGLAVVPFTVSEVKVKRNVISQINDGQVQVTTQKLPSVVSKIVSQIGDGQLQVTTAKNVVTKSKTSTSTATATATATTTKIKTKTKTKTKTAISQIHDGQVQATTSSISSKLDPSKSKSEPAKKSSEVTVVKVQACKNAGTLEITLQGGVLIDSKGRIGSIVGNRQFQFDGPPPQAGTIYAGGWSITKQGTLAIGNSDIFYQCLSGTFYNLYDKSIGGQCSPVHLQAVGLVDC, from the coding sequence ATGTATTACAAGAAAGCCTTTTTAACATCTTTATTAACTAGTATCGCTTTGAGCGCATATGCTCCGCCTGAACCATGGGCAACTCTAACCCCAGGTTCCACAATGGCAGGCGCAACAACCGATTACAGAACTTCGTTTGGTCTTGCTGTTGTCCCTTTCACTGTAAGTGAAGTTAAAGTCAAAAGGAATGTCATTTCACAAATTAATGACGGCCAAGTGCAAGTAACGACACAAAAGTTGCCTTCGGTAGTGTCAAAAATAGTGTCGCAAATAGGCGACGGTCAGTTACAAGTAACTACAGCAAAGAATGTTGTTACAAAGTCCAAAACTTCTACCTCAACTGCAACCGCAACTGCAACCGCAACCACAACTAAAATCAAGACCAAAACCAAGaccaaaaccaaaactGCCATATCACAAATTCATGATGGCCAGGTGCAAGCCACTACCTCATCCATCAGCAGTAAGCTCGACCCTTCAAAGAGTAAATCAGAGCCAGCGAAGAAATCGAGCGAAGTAACTGTAGTTAAGGTTCAAGCTTGCAAGAATGCAGGTACTTTGGAAATAACATTGCAGGGTGGTGTACTCATTGATTCCAAGGGGAGAATAGGTTCTATTGTAGGAAACAGGCAATTCCAATTTGATGGGCCTCCACCACAGGCTGGTACTATTTATGCTGGTGGCTGGTCAATAACCAAGCAAGGTACTCTAGCCATTGGTAATAGTGACATATTTTACCAATGTTTGTCCGGTACTTTCTATAATCTCTACGATAAATCAATTGGAGGCCAGTGCAGCCCGGTTCATTTACAAGCAGTTGGTCTCGTCGACTGTTGA
- the SSY5 gene encoding Ssy5p — translation MARFFALNKKKEKEKKEKEKDNTESADAEENVIESSSSYLTGNEEALDPKYGDLPTANTASDDVSTTFDSSIQSSSIFSRSRLTSGTGASSSIATSGMRSHSSGNSGSKNTKNLQGFVDVGKPLRAVSFLNPVKEEESQDEQKASDVSPLAPTTLATSGGVRENTFSSRRAITLDNVHKSLSELEDNLVDIMDDIHQDVISISRAVIEAIEYFKEFLPTIKDRIPYRISVEKSSALRKINKIVLHFLDNLLVSDAFSNSRSILLRRFYFFLKKLNLITDDDFILESGVLPCLSVFCIDGHCNLPSMDKLDLILNELAKMDSSIISDQEGAFIAPILRGITPKSSILTIMFGLPNLQHEHYEMIKVLYSLFPDVHLYCVKDYIKKAASAVESIPSHTEPDVGPMAPVKFQFSPPYAVSENPLELPISMSLSTETSTKVTGTLGGYLFPQTGIDTKFSQFANCSFAITCAHVVLSEKQDYPNVSVPSNVLQTSYKKVLAKESDRYPDDSVEKTAFLEEVQRIDQNLKWQKSNKFGRVVWGERAIVDHRLSDFAIIKVNSSFKCQNTLGNESNSLPDPTLRFQNLHVKRKIFKMKPGMKVFKIGASTRYTSGQLNSTKLVYWADGKLQSSEFVVASPTPLFASAGDSGAWILTKLEDRPGLGIVGMLHSYDGEQRQFGLFTPIGDILERLHAVTKIQWDIDPQVDG, via the coding sequence ATGGCTAGATTTTTTgctttgaacaagaaaaaggagaaagagaaaaaggagaaagagaaagacaATACAGAGTCTGCAGACGCTGAAGAAAACGTAATAGAAAGTTCATCCAGTTATCTAACCGGAAATGAGGAAGCATTAGATCCCAAATATGGCGATCTTCCCACTGCGAATACGGCCAGTGATGATGTGTCCACTACTTTTGACTCGTCTATACAATCGTCGTCTATATTTTCCAGAAGCAGGTTAACTTCTGGAACAGGTGCCTCTTCCAGTATAGCCACATCAGGAATGCGTAGTCATAGTAGTGGGAATAGCGGGTCTAAGAATACCAAGAACTTACAGGGGTTCGTGGATGTCGGGAAACCATTAAGGGCAGTTAGTTTTTTGAATCCCGTTAAAGAGGAGGAATCTCAGGACGAACAGAAAGCTTCAGATGTTAGCCCTCTGGCTCCTACGACATTAGCTACTTCAGGCGGTGTGCGGGAAAATACTTTCAGTTCAAGAAGAGCTATCACTTTAGATAATGTCCATAAAAGCCTGTCGGAATTGGAGGACAATTTAGTGGACATAATGGATGATATTCATCAAGACGTCATCAGTATCTCAAGAGCAGTCATTGAAGCCATCGAGTActttaaagaatttttacCGACGATAAAAGACAGGATTCCATATAGGATAAGtgttgaaaaatcttcCGCATTACGAAAGATTAATAAAATTGTTCTACATTTCTTAGACAACTTGTTAGTGTCTGATGCATTTTCCAATTCGAGGTCGATTTTATTAAgaagattttatttttttttgaagaaattaaacTTAATTACCGATGATGACTTTATATTGGAGTCAGGAGTTCTGCCGTGCTTGTCAGTTTTCTGTATCGACGGTCATTGCAACTTGCCAAGTATGGACAAATTAGATTTAATTTTGAATGAGTTGGCCAAGATGGACTCCTCTATTATTTCTGATCAAGAAGGTGCTTTTATAGCACCCATATTAAGAGGGATAACCCCCAAAAGTTCCATTCTCACAATAATGTTTGGTTTGCCTAATTTACAGCATGAGCACTACGAGATGATAAAAGTTCTCTACTCGTTGTTCCCAGACGTACACTTGTACTGTGTGAAAGATTACATCAAAAAGGCTGCATCTGCAGTAGAAAGTATTCCATCTCATACAGAGCCCGATGTTGGCCCAATGGCTCCCGTCAAGTTCCAGTTTTCGCCCCCATACGCAGTTTCAGAAAATCCATTGGAACTGCCTATTTCCATGTCTCTATCCACAGAAACAAGCACAAAAGTAACAGGAACGTTGGGAGGTTATCTTTTTCCGCAGACTGGGATTGATACGAAATTCTCGCAGTTTGCAAACTGCTCGTTCGCCATTACATGCGCCCATGTTGTATTGTCGGAAAAGCAGGATTATCCAAACGTGTCGGTACCATCTAATGTTTTACAGACTTCATATAAGAAGGTTTTAGCAAAAGAATCCGACAGATACCCTGATGATTCGGTAGAAAAAACCGCCTTCTTGGAAGAAGTGCAAAGAATAGATCAGAATCTAAAATGGCAGAAATCAAACAAGTTCGGGCGGGTTGTTTGGGGCGAAAGAGCCATCGTTGATCACCGATTGTCAGATTTTGCTATCATCAAAGTGAATTCGTCGTTTAAATGTCAGAATACTTTAGGTAATGAATCAAATTCCTTGCCTGATCCAACTTTgagatttcaaaatttacATGTCAaacgaaaaattttcaaaatgaagcCTGGTATGAAGGTGTTTAAAATAGGTGCTTCTACACGTTACACTTCCGGCCAACTGAATTCTACGAAATTGGTTTATTGGGCGGACGGAAAATTGCAAAGTAGCGAATTTGTTGTGGCATCTCCAACTCCATTATTTGCAAGTGCTGGAGATTCCGGTGCATGGATTTTAACCAAGTTAGAAGATCGGCCAGGTTTAGGAATTGTAGGTATGTTGCATTCATATGATGGTGAACAGAGACAGTTTGGTTTATTCACACCTATAGGTGACATTTTGGAGAGATTACATGCAGTGACCAAAATTCAATGGGATATCGACCCACAAGTAGATGGATGA
- the FMP33 gene encoding Fmp33p: MLFTRILCQGVKFTKGTATQPKLSPKSLPKGNLYTNLLVTTLYGTGLASLYLESTSLKKSKTKQGPPAITEDDVVDIVHDSPNRIFKPKLNTQEEKRQDLQLSDFRKVVHSLTYGDVSQFAIAWGFLMQLSNLIGSSSLGRKSLFYKGSVVGVVGFPSLIYMALRLRMKQLEKAGVHFE; this comes from the coding sequence ATGCTATTTACAAGAATATTATGTCAAGGCGTGAAATTCACCAAGGGAACGGCTACACAGCCCAAACTCAGTCCAAAATCACTACCGAAAGGCAATTTGTATACCAATCTTTTAGTAACAACACTATATGGGACAGGCCTGGCATCTTTATATTTAGAATCAACtagtttgaaaaagtcTAAGACGAAGCAAGGTCCTCCTGCTATTACAGAAGATGACGTTGTCGATATAGTCCACGATTCACCAAATAGGATATTCAAGCCAAAACTCAACACgcaagaagagaaaagacaagattTGCAACTAAGTGACTTTCGTAAAGTGGTTCATTCGTTAACATATGGCGATGTCTCACAATTCGCAATTGCCTGGGGGTTTCTTATGCAATTATCAAACCTTATCGGCAGTTCTTCTTTGGGGAGGAAATCTCTATTTTATAAGGGAAGTGTAGTTGGTGTCGTTGGGTTTCCATCCCTGATATATATGGCCCTTAGACTCAGAATGAAGCAATTGGAGAAAGCCGGAGTCCACTTTGAATGA